From Xenopus tropicalis strain Nigerian chromosome 3, UCB_Xtro_10.0, whole genome shotgun sequence, the proteins below share one genomic window:
- the abcb10 gene encoding ATP-binding cassette sub-family B member 10, mitochondrial codes for MLSGALLGVSVRREWLLHKLPGRVVSRVYIGPMCKTKSQQGPVGRPGTPFCRQTTRTYCSLRLTRNQTLRLGLPRALSHGALWTNRWRWYSSATSSQAAGTKEEKPPTTGRKDLSSQDLRRLLSLAHPERWRLSAAVGFLTVSSVVTMSAPFFLGRVIDVVYSDPTGDFSSSLTSLCAFLSGVFLCGAAANAARVYLMQTSGQQIVRRLRSSLFASVMRQEVGFFDKTRTGELINRLSSDTALLGRSLTENLSDGLRAVAQASVGVGMMFYVSPQLAAFVLGIVPPLGIMGVIYGRYLRKLSRLTQDSLAETTQLADERIGSIRTVRAFGKELLEMRKYDHKIDHVLHLAHKEALLRSGFFGLTGLTGNLIVLAVLYKGGLLTGAAQMTVGELSSFLMYAFWVGISIGGLSSFYSELMKGFGAGGRLWELLDRKPIMPFNEGLEIQPSAFKGALEFRDVSFSYPSRPDTNIFHGLNLFVPAGSVMAVVGPSGSGKSTLVSLLLRLYDPQVGEVHIDGYDVRQLNPLWLRSKIGTVSQEPVLFSCSIYENIAYGAEEPSAVTEADIRRVAKIANALGFVESFPKGFDTVVGEKGVLLSGGQKQRIAIARALLKNPKILLLDEATSALDAENEYLVQEALDRLMEGRTVVIIAHRLSTIQNADSVAVLDQGRVVECGTHKELLANREGVFSKLMDKQAILLQGHQQRIQTLQ; via the coding sequence ATGCTGAGCGGCGCCTTGCTTGGAGTATCCGTGAGGAGAGAATGGCTGCTGCACAAGCTCCCGGGGCGCGTGGTCTCCAGGGTATACATTGGACCTATGTGCAAAACCAAATCCCAGCAAGGACCTGTTGGCCGGCCTGGAACACCATTCTGCCGGCAGACAACGCGGACTTACTGTTCCCTGAGACTCACTCGGAATCAGACGCTGCGGCTGGGTCTCCCTCGGGCCCTTAGTCACGGGGCATTGTGGACTAACAGGTGGCGTTGGTACAGCAGTGCCACCTCCTCGCAAGCTGCAGGCACCAAGGAGGAAAAGCCCCCCACTACAGGTAGGAAAGACCTGAGCTCACAGGACCTGAGGAGGCTGCTTTCCCTCGCCCACCCGGAGAGATGGAGGCTTTCCGCTGCCGTGGGATTCCTGACCGTATCCAGCGTGGTCACCATGTCCGCTCCATTTTTCCTCGGGAGAGTCATCGACGTCGTCTACTCCGATCCCACCGGAGACTTCTCCTCCAGCCTGACGTCCCTTTGCGCCTTTCTGAGCGGCGTCTTCCTGTGTGGCGCCGCAGCCAACGCCGCTCGCGTCTACCTCATGCAGACCTCGGGGCAGCAGATTGTGCGCAGGTTGCGCTCCTCCCTTTTTGCCTCCGTTATGAGACAGGAGGTTGGGTTCTTCGATAAAACCCGAACTGGAGAACTGATCAACAGGCTGTCCTCCGATACCGCTCTGCTAGGCCGTTCCCTCACCGAGAACTTGTCAGACGGCCTGAGAGCGGTGGCCCAGGCCTCCGTTGGGGTGGGAATGATGTTTTATGTGTCTCCTCAGCTGGCTGCCTTCGTTCTGGGTATTGTGCCACCCCTTGGCATCATGGGCGTGATCTATGGCCGATATTTAAGGAAACTGTCCAGACTGACGCAGGATTCCCTGGCTGAAACCACCCAGCTGGCGGACGAGCGTATCGGCAGCATTAGGACTGTCCGTGCTTTTGGGAAAGAACTTCTTGAGATGAGGAAATATGACCACAAAATAGACCACGTGCTCCACTTGGCGCACAAAGAGGCTCTGCTCCGCTCTGGCTTCTTTGGACTTACTGGTCTGACTGGGAACCTCATTGTGCTGGCAGTGCTGTACAAGGGGGGACTGCTGACCGGCGCGGCGCAGATGACAGTCGGAGAGCTCTCCTCGTTCCTTATGTATGCCTTTTGGGTGGGGATAAGCATCGGCGGCTTGAGCTCCTTCTATTCGGAGCTGATGAAAGGATTTGGGGCGGGGGGCCGCCTCTGGGAACTGCTTGACCGGAAGCCCATCATGCCTTTCAACGAGGGCTTGGAGATACAACCATCAGCCTTTAAAGGTGCCCTGGAGTTTCGGGATGTAAGCTTCTCTTACCCCAGCCGGCCCGACACCAACATCTTCCACGGACTCAACCTTTTTGTCCCTGCGGGGTCAGTCATGGCGGTGGTGGGCCCAAGCGGCTCGGGGAAGTCAACTCTTGTTTCTCTCCTGTTGAGGCTCTATGATCCCCAGGTCGGGGAGGTTCATATAGACGGGTACGACGTGCGCCAGTTGAACCCGCTCTGGCTCAGGTCCAAAATCGGCACCGTGAGTCAGGAACCAGTGCTCTTCTCCTGCTCCATCTATGAAAACATTGCCTACGGTGCCGAGGAGCCTTCGGCGGTCACGGAAGCAGATATCCGCAGAGTGGCCAAAATCGCCAACGCTCTGGGCTTTGTGGAAAGCTTCCCCAAAGGATTTGATACGGTCGTCGGGGAAAAGGGGGTGTTGCTTTCCGGGGGGCAGAAACAACGGATCGCCATTGCCCGAGCGCTCCTGAAGAACCCCAAGATTCTCCTCCTGGATGAGGCCACCAGCGCTCTGGATGCCGAGAATGAGTATTTGGTCCAGGAGGCTCTAGACCGACTCATGGAGGGACGGACTGTTGTGATTATTGCCCATCGCTTGTCCACCATCCAGAACGCGGACTCGGTGGCGGTTCTAGATCAGGGCCGCGTGGTGGAGTGCGGAACCCATAAGGAACTGCTGGCAAACAGAGAGGGAGTCTTCAGCAAACTGATGGACAAGCAGGCCATTCTActgcagggccaccaacagcgcATCCAGACCCTTCAGTGA